A part of Leptospira inadai serovar Lyme str. 10 genomic DNA contains:
- a CDS encoding methyltransferase domain-containing protein — MEINTKSWIMDYYDENEIHFYRKKKTYFSGKTKFQRVEFVELPSIGETLIIDGELQSAGQDEYIYHESLVHPACLLNRKTEHILIIGGGEGATLREVLKYNTIKSVTMVDIDQELVQLFSRRMQNWHKGAFQDPRVNLVFEDGRKYLEDTNERFDVIILDLTSSFGERVEEKFDPILNLYSKQFYSICSSKLKKDGIIAIQALELTPADWSEHAVIRRSLATAFKHVLSYSVFIPSFYTTWGFLLASQRHNFETLTSKKINDMIVRKRISSKLSFFDGNTFIGTSNLSKDLRKNILQKGSIIEDNKPLVVYPKEPN; from the coding sequence TTGGAAATCAACACAAAATCCTGGATAATGGATTATTACGACGAAAACGAAATTCACTTCTACCGCAAAAAAAAGACCTATTTTTCAGGAAAGACCAAGTTTCAAAGAGTAGAATTTGTTGAACTGCCGTCGATCGGCGAAACTCTAATTATCGACGGTGAATTACAATCCGCAGGGCAAGACGAATACATTTATCATGAATCCTTGGTTCATCCCGCTTGTCTATTGAATCGGAAAACAGAACATATTTTGATAATCGGAGGTGGAGAGGGCGCTACGTTAAGAGAAGTACTGAAATATAATACGATTAAATCGGTTACGATGGTCGACATCGATCAGGAGTTGGTTCAATTATTTTCCCGAAGAATGCAAAATTGGCATAAGGGAGCTTTTCAGGACCCTAGAGTAAATTTAGTCTTCGAAGACGGCCGTAAGTATTTGGAAGACACGAACGAACGCTTTGATGTAATAATACTGGACTTAACATCGAGCTTTGGAGAACGAGTCGAGGAGAAATTCGATCCGATCCTAAATCTCTATTCAAAGCAATTCTATTCCATCTGCTCTTCTAAGTTAAAGAAGGATGGAATTATCGCGATTCAGGCTCTGGAACTTACGCCAGCCGATTGGTCGGAGCACGCAGTGATACGAAGGTCTTTGGCTACCGCATTCAAGCATGTCCTAAGTTATTCGGTCTTTATTCCCTCTTTCTATACTACCTGGGGTTTTCTCTTAGCGTCTCAAAGGCATAACTTTGAGACCTTGACTTCGAAAAAAATCAACGATATGATCGTCCGAAAAAGGATATCCTCAAAATTATCTTTTTTTGACGGGAACACTTTTATAGGGACGAGTAATCTATCTAAGGATTTGCGTAAAAACATTTTGCAAAAAGGGAGTATCATCGAAGACAACAAGCCTCTCGTCGTCTATCCGAAAGAACCCAATTGA
- a CDS encoding helix-turn-helix transcriptional regulator, with protein MKNNFRLISGLYLLYIAFVVIWIGMELLSIERIPLFKTEFFIPANFIEVLLGISSIVIFVNLYLELSNARKLIKEAEISLNRQTKKLNFPRGTQLGEEFWSSVKRQFSRWELTPSEQELAKYLLRGFSNPQIAAIRKKSLRTIENQTLSIYRKTGMTGKLEFIAYFIEPLLPEEEDD; from the coding sequence ATGAAGAATAACTTCAGGCTAATATCGGGTTTATACCTTCTGTATATCGCGTTCGTCGTTATATGGATAGGAATGGAACTCCTTTCGATCGAGCGCATCCCGCTCTTTAAAACCGAATTTTTTATCCCAGCTAATTTCATCGAGGTGCTTTTGGGAATATCCAGTATAGTTATTTTTGTAAATTTATATTTAGAATTATCGAATGCAAGGAAGTTAATCAAGGAAGCTGAGATAAGTTTGAACAGACAGACTAAGAAATTGAATTTTCCGAGAGGAACCCAGCTTGGAGAGGAATTTTGGAGTTCGGTAAAACGCCAGTTCAGTCGATGGGAGTTAACTCCCTCGGAACAAGAACTCGCCAAATATTTGTTGAGAGGCTTTTCGAATCCGCAGATTGCCGCCATTCGGAAAAAAAGTCTAAGAACTATAGAGAATCAGACTCTTTCCATTTATCGCAAGACCGGTATGACGGGTAAGCTGGAATTCATCGCTTACTTTATAGAGCCGTTATTACCTGAAGAAGAGGATGATTGA